A genomic window from Archaeoglobus profundus DSM 5631 includes:
- a CDS encoding DEAD/DEAH box helicase, protein MIVKGRAYSDDEILSRLNWIVAEWFKRRFKTFTPPQRYSIVPALEGKNVLVTSPTGSGKTLAGFLPIISDLVSLAEKGKLEDAVYAVYVSPLRALNNDIRRNLEVPLKEIYELAKEKGVDLQEIRIAVRTGDTTPEERAKQLRKPPHILITTPETLAIVLSTPKFSQYLKGVRYLIVDEIHALAENKRGTHLTLSIERLEELQEGRMVRIGLSATIHPLDEVARFLVGYENGRERDCIVADVTFEKKMDIKVISPIEDFFATSAEEISEKLYKTIAEMIKKCRTALIFTNTRSATERVVYHLKKLLPDYPIKAHHSSLSREVRLEVEEELKKGKLRAVVCVAPNTKIVTERGFVDIKNLKNEKILGLKDFRTTLVNFKEPLKVECRKGYRIRTKLGFEIECTPEHRFLTLDNGLVWKEAKDFKVGDFVAVVRKIRLEAKEISILNYLPNNAYIELRRDFLDKLRTLAKSFGLKKTAKILGVSASQLAKSLRGEYPIRFEVLKKLCEIFNVEIEDNAIEAIRSDKNKAKIRTTKFTKAMARLLGFWLSDGSWTSKALRFYSNDLEMLEKYAKIVEEEFDLKVKIRRDRHLYRFDLSFCVLFEIFKGLLGSMSKKSKFGDFPEIIYTLPDEHKIEFLSGYFDGDGYFEVRNGRIYSASFTTFSKNFAEGLRNLLLHFGIVSSIRVRNYDEIQIFRGREIKKRGKCYTVTVLGGEYLRKFLKILKPYRVIRYRGYRVGDGYCNRDVFPNIGKVLRNIRCKLGLSTYRVQKELGYNPVRVESGKKNISRRNLIKLLKYYQRFGNLNEIDYLLDLARGDIFFDRIVRIEQIDFEEAYGIINSETENYIVNGFISKNSSTSLELGIDIGYIDLVILIGSPKSINRALQRIGRAGHRLEDVSVGRIVVVDQDDLVECTVLVREALSRRLDRIHIPKKPLDVLCQHIIGMALERKWKVDEAFRLVKRAYPYKDLTMEEFLDVLNYLSGRFSELEEEKVYGKIWFDGKEFGKRSRLLRPIYYLNVGTIPDEVAISVVTKDGKFIGKVEEEFAERLVEGDVFVLAGRTFRYLYSRGMSIIVEEVEGVKPTIPSWFSEQLPLSYDLALRIQEFRGFIEKNIENPEFVIEHLMKIYNLDYKSAKAIYNYFYEQEEFSKIPTNERLLIEIFSEDGYYYHVFHTLVGRRANDAISRVFAYRIGRERRCNVGISLTDNGFMLKLPFKLSEDEIKALFSLENFREDLIASLDKTELLRRRFRHVAVRSFMILRNYMGKEKSVYRQQISADNLLRLLKKKYPSFPVLRETYREIVEDYMDIENALDYLRRVADGRVKVEILELPMVSPFALNMYLAGREDVVLMADRREVLRKLHEMILKRISSKYQ, encoded by the coding sequence ATGATTGTCAAAGGCAGAGCTTACAGCGACGATGAGATTTTGTCGAGGTTAAACTGGATAGTAGCCGAGTGGTTCAAAAGAAGGTTTAAGACATTTACACCACCGCAGAGGTATTCGATAGTCCCCGCTCTGGAGGGGAAGAACGTCTTGGTGACGTCTCCAACTGGAAGCGGGAAAACTTTAGCCGGTTTTCTCCCAATAATAAGCGATCTTGTGAGTTTGGCTGAAAAGGGGAAGCTTGAGGATGCAGTTTACGCTGTCTATGTGTCCCCACTAAGGGCTTTGAACAACGACATAAGGAGGAACTTGGAGGTACCTCTTAAGGAAATATACGAGCTTGCAAAAGAGAAGGGAGTTGATTTGCAGGAGATAAGAATTGCAGTGAGAACTGGAGATACTACTCCCGAAGAAAGAGCTAAACAGCTTAGAAAACCGCCGCACATACTCATAACAACTCCCGAAACTTTAGCAATAGTTCTTTCAACTCCGAAATTCTCTCAGTACCTCAAAGGGGTTAGATATCTCATAGTTGACGAAATTCATGCTTTAGCAGAGAACAAGAGAGGAACGCATCTCACACTTTCCATAGAAAGACTTGAAGAACTTCAAGAGGGAAGGATGGTAAGAATAGGTCTATCAGCTACGATTCATCCGCTGGATGAAGTTGCGAGGTTTTTGGTTGGGTATGAGAATGGAAGGGAAAGGGACTGTATAGTTGCGGATGTAACGTTCGAGAAAAAGATGGATATCAAAGTAATCTCTCCGATAGAGGACTTCTTCGCTACTTCCGCTGAAGAGATAAGCGAAAAGCTCTACAAAACAATTGCAGAGATGATTAAAAAGTGCAGGACTGCTCTGATATTCACAAACACTCGAAGTGCCACTGAAAGAGTTGTCTATCACTTGAAGAAGCTTTTACCAGACTATCCGATAAAAGCTCACCACAGCTCACTCTCGAGAGAGGTCAGACTTGAAGTGGAAGAGGAATTAAAGAAAGGAAAGCTTAGAGCAGTTGTTTGCGTTGCACCAAATACGAAGATCGTCACGGAGAGAGGGTTCGTCGATATTAAAAATCTAAAAAACGAAAAAATTTTGGGATTAAAGGACTTTAGAACTACATTGGTAAACTTCAAAGAACCTTTGAAAGTTGAATGTCGTAAGGGATACAGGATAAGGACAAAACTTGGCTTTGAAATAGAGTGCACCCCAGAACACAGATTTCTAACTTTAGATAACGGACTGGTTTGGAAAGAAGCTAAGGACTTTAAAGTTGGAGATTTTGTGGCTGTGGTTAGAAAAATCAGATTGGAAGCAAAAGAAATCTCAATTTTGAACTACCTACCTAACAACGCTTATATCGAACTTAGAAGGGATTTCCTCGACAAACTTAGAACTCTTGCAAAGTCGTTTGGTTTAAAGAAGACTGCCAAAATTCTTGGTGTTAGTGCAAGTCAGCTTGCAAAGAGCCTTAGAGGTGAGTATCCGATAAGATTTGAAGTTCTTAAGAAGCTCTGTGAAATCTTTAACGTTGAAATTGAAGATAACGCAATCGAAGCAATAAGGAGTGACAAGAATAAAGCCAAGATAAGGACAACGAAGTTTACAAAAGCGATGGCGAGACTCTTGGGATTTTGGTTATCTGACGGTTCTTGGACTTCAAAAGCGCTCAGATTTTACTCCAACGATTTAGAAATGCTTGAGAAGTATGCGAAGATCGTAGAAGAAGAATTCGATTTGAAGGTGAAGATAAGGCGTGACAGACACCTTTACAGATTTGATCTGTCCTTCTGCGTTCTATTTGAAATTTTTAAAGGTTTACTTGGTAGTATGTCCAAAAAGTCGAAATTTGGTGATTTTCCTGAGATAATCTACACGCTACCAGACGAACACAAGATCGAGTTTCTGTCTGGATATTTCGATGGTGATGGTTACTTTGAAGTTCGAAACGGTAGGATTTACTCAGCCAGTTTTACAACTTTCAGCAAAAATTTCGCCGAAGGTTTGAGAAATTTGTTACTACACTTCGGTATCGTTTCTTCAATTAGAGTAAGAAATTACGATGAAATTCAGATTTTTAGGGGTAGAGAGATTAAAAAGAGAGGTAAATGCTATACGGTTACGGTTTTGGGTGGAGAATACCTTAGAAAGTTCCTTAAAATTTTGAAACCTTACAGGGTGATAAGATACAGAGGATACAGAGTTGGAGATGGATACTGCAATAGGGACGTTTTTCCAAACATAGGAAAAGTTTTAAGGAATATAAGATGCAAACTCGGTTTAAGCACATATAGAGTTCAGAAGGAGTTGGGATATAACCCTGTGAGGGTGGAAAGTGGTAAAAAGAATATTTCAAGAAGAAATTTAATAAAACTTCTTAAATATTATCAAAGATTTGGAAATCTAAACGAAATCGACTATCTGCTCGATTTGGCAAGGGGTGATATTTTCTTCGATAGGATTGTAAGAATTGAGCAGATTGACTTTGAAGAAGCTTACGGGATAATAAATTCAGAGACTGAAAACTACATCGTGAACGGATTCATTTCAAAGAATAGTTCAACGAGCCTTGAGTTGGGGATTGACATAGGATACATAGACCTTGTCATCCTTATAGGGTCGCCGAAGAGCATAAACAGGGCTTTGCAGAGAATAGGAAGGGCTGGGCACAGGCTTGAAGATGTAAGTGTTGGAAGAATTGTTGTGGTCGATCAGGACGATCTTGTGGAATGCACGGTTTTGGTTAGGGAAGCTTTGAGTAGAAGGTTAGACAGAATTCACATCCCCAAGAAGCCGTTAGATGTGCTCTGTCAGCATATAATCGGAATGGCTTTGGAGAGAAAGTGGAAGGTTGATGAAGCTTTCAGACTTGTTAAGAGAGCTTATCCCTATAAAGATTTGACTATGGAGGAATTCTTGGACGTTTTGAATTATCTGAGCGGTAGATTTTCCGAGCTTGAGGAGGAGAAAGTTTACGGGAAAATTTGGTTTGACGGAAAAGAATTTGGAAAGCGTAGCAGACTTTTGAGACCAATTTACTATTTAAACGTCGGAACGATTCCAGATGAGGTTGCGATAAGCGTTGTTACCAAGGATGGTAAGTTCATAGGGAAGGTTGAGGAAGAATTTGCGGAAAGGCTGGTTGAGGGTGACGTTTTTGTCTTGGCTGGTAGGACTTTCAGGTATCTTTATTCGAGAGGAATGAGCATAATCGTCGAGGAGGTTGAGGGGGTAAAGCCTACAATTCCAAGCTGGTTCTCCGAACAACTCCCTCTCAGCTACGATTTAGCCTTGAGAATTCAGGAATTCAGGGGTTTCATAGAGAAAAATATTGAGAATCCAGAATTCGTGATAGAGCACTTGATGAAGATTTACAACTTGGATTACAAGTCCGCTAAAGCCATATACAATTACTTCTACGAGCAGGAGGAGTTCAGCAAGATCCCAACGAATGAAAGACTTCTGATTGAGATTTTTAGTGAGGATGGGTATTACTACCACGTTTTTCACACCTTAGTTGGTAGGAGAGCTAACGATGCTATTTCGAGGGTCTTTGCCTACAGAATTGGAAGAGAAAGGAGATGCAATGTTGGGATAAGCTTAACGGACAACGGTTTCATGCTCAAATTACCTTTCAAGCTCAGCGAGGATGAGATTAAAGCACTCTTCAGCTTGGAAAACTTCAGGGAAGATTTAATCGCATCGCTTGATAAAACGGAACTTCTCAGAAGAAGGTTTAGGCATGTGGCTGTTAGAAGTTTCATGATACTCCGAAACTACATGGGAAAGGAGAAGAGCGTTTACAGACAACAGATAAGTGCCGATAACCTCCTAAGACTTCTCAAGAAGAAGTATCCGAGCTTCCCCGTTTTGAGAGAGACATATAGGGAGATAGTTGAGGATTACATGGACATAGAGAATGCTTTAGATTATCTCAGAAGGGTTGCCGATGGAAGGGTAAAAGTTGAGATCTTAGAGCTCCCAATGGTGAGTCCCTTCGCCTTGAACATGTACCTTGCGGGAAGGGAGGATGTAGTTTTAATGGCAGATAGGAGGGAAGTTTTGAGGAAACTTCACGAAATGATATTGAAGAGAATTTCATCGAAATATCAATAA
- a CDS encoding UbiD family decarboxylase — MIREALKFLGGRVRIFEEELKHDEVVRFIKEKGLERTPVILNVEGNRVAKNFICTRDLLCEYLGIEKEDLCRHLSSLGYSSVEISNEFSLKEVDVNLEELPILRYYPKDGGRYITAGVVIAKDIDADVKPDSFNASIHRMMLLGKDKLVARLVEPRHTYLLWRSAIEKGKDLPVAIVIGVHPLFLFASATRLPFGKEFEYASALMGGLKVYRIEDFLIPPAEIVLLGRITDKLVDEGPFVDITGTYDKVRKQPVVEIDRMFLADDFIYYSITPASYEHMVLMGIPYEPVIYKAVSNVCKVKNVVMTTGSRCYFHAIVQIEKITEGDGKNAIIAALSANPSLKGVIVVDNDIDIYSYEDVEYAIATRFQADKDFIVIKGARGSSLDPSADETTAKWGIDATKYLSREEDFERVI; from the coding sequence ATGATCAGAGAAGCTTTAAAATTTTTGGGAGGAAGGGTTAGAATTTTTGAGGAGGAACTTAAGCACGATGAGGTAGTCCGCTTTATCAAGGAGAAAGGGCTTGAGAGAACACCCGTAATTCTGAACGTTGAAGGGAATAGGGTTGCAAAGAACTTCATCTGCACGAGAGATCTACTCTGCGAATACTTAGGTATTGAAAAAGAGGATTTGTGCAGACATCTCTCAAGCTTAGGATATAGTAGTGTCGAGATTTCAAACGAATTTTCACTGAAAGAGGTTGATGTGAACTTGGAAGAGCTACCGATTCTGAGGTATTATCCTAAAGATGGAGGAAGGTACATCACTGCAGGAGTTGTTATTGCTAAAGATATCGATGCTGATGTAAAACCAGATTCCTTCAATGCATCGATCCACAGAATGATGCTCTTGGGTAAGGATAAGCTAGTCGCAAGGTTGGTTGAGCCTCGCCATACTTATCTTCTTTGGAGGAGTGCAATTGAGAAGGGAAAAGATTTGCCCGTAGCGATCGTCATAGGAGTTCATCCCCTCTTTCTCTTTGCCTCCGCAACTCGATTGCCCTTCGGAAAAGAGTTCGAATATGCTTCAGCTTTAATGGGTGGTTTGAAAGTTTACAGAATTGAAGATTTTCTGATCCCTCCCGCTGAGATAGTTTTGCTGGGGAGAATAACGGATAAGCTCGTCGATGAAGGTCCATTTGTGGATATAACTGGAACCTACGATAAAGTCAGGAAACAGCCCGTTGTAGAGATAGACAGGATGTTTCTGGCCGACGATTTCATATACTACTCCATAACTCCCGCAAGCTACGAGCACATGGTTCTCATGGGTATTCCTTACGAGCCAGTGATATACAAGGCTGTTTCGAACGTTTGCAAGGTTAAGAACGTTGTGATGACAACTGGAAGCAGATGCTACTTCCATGCGATAGTCCAGATAGAAAAAATCACGGAAGGAGATGGAAAGAATGCGATAATAGCAGCTCTATCAGCGAATCCGAGCTTGAAGGGGGTTATAGTCGTTGATAATGATATAGACATTTACAGCTACGAAGATGTCGAATACGCAATTGCTACGAGGTTTCAGGCAGATAAGGACTTTATCGTAATTAAAGGGGCGAGAGGAAGCAGTTTGGATCCTTCAGCAGATGAAACGACTGCGAAATGGGGGATCGATGCAACGAAATATTTGAGCAGGGAAGAGGATTTTGAGAGAGTAATTTAA
- a CDS encoding KEOPS complex subunit Pcc1: MIKLEAEFVFELPDAEILYRALKVEEKHVLTETQIDLIDGKLIIRIKAEDLAELRASVNAWLRTIKACLDVL, translated from the coding sequence GTGATAAAATTGGAGGCTGAGTTCGTGTTTGAATTGCCGGATGCTGAAATTCTTTACAGGGCTTTAAAAGTTGAAGAAAAGCACGTTTTAACCGAAACTCAGATCGATCTGATTGACGGGAAGCTTATCATAAGGATTAAAGCTGAGGACTTGGCCGAGCTTAGAGCGAGTGTGAATGCTTGGCTTAGAACGATTAAAGCTTGTTTGGATGTCTTGTAG
- the aroD gene encoding type I 3-dehydroquinate dehydratase — MKIVVSATSFADVVSATSVADIIELRLDLFSVFPDERKLLGIEKPTIVTIRRVQEGGMYKGDERRRIEMLSRYSAYADYVDLECDLRDEDFKAMKCKVIESYHNFKETPNYEYLRDLIEGKRGDIFKIATMGRCKEDVLTITRVLCEYDDVVAFLMGENFAWTRIFACFLGSPFIYCSISKAVAPGQLDARKVRKIFSLLR; from the coding sequence GTGAAGATAGTAGTATCTGCAACAAGCTTTGCAGATGTTGTAAGTGCCACAAGCGTTGCAGATATAATTGAACTAAGGTTAGACTTGTTTTCGGTATTTCCAGATGAGAGAAAACTTTTGGGCATTGAAAAGCCTACAATCGTTACAATCAGGAGAGTTCAAGAAGGTGGAATGTACAAGGGGGATGAACGCAGAAGGATTGAAATGCTTTCGAGGTATTCTGCCTATGCCGATTACGTCGATTTGGAGTGCGATCTGCGAGATGAAGATTTCAAAGCTATGAAGTGCAAAGTTATAGAGTCGTACCACAATTTCAAGGAAACTCCGAACTACGAATACCTCAGAGATTTGATAGAAGGTAAGAGGGGAGACATATTCAAAATTGCGACGATGGGTAGATGTAAAGAGGATGTTTTAACTATTACGAGAGTGCTGTGCGAATACGATGATGTTGTGGCATTTCTCATGGGTGAAAACTTCGCTTGGACTCGAATATTTGCATGCTTTTTGGGCTCTCCTTTCATATATTGCTCGATAAGCAAGGCAGTAGCTCCGGGACAGTTGGATGCTAGAAAGGTTAGGAAGATTTTCAGCCTACTCAGGTAA
- a CDS encoding rRNA maturation protein, producing MLLTTSRKPSRRTRSLAKALARFMNWTYINRGKKSMDDLFEMCDDKLAILKEVKGNPAFLEVYDKNRNLLLRIRFSVSNVEKVKMDDSPVIFIGKAPFDPLILGALPQDKAGLKLARKIDTPKRVYVRRKNGWIELEFYFKDVMVFKMRIRGDKIGG from the coding sequence GTGTTGCTCACAACTTCAAGAAAGCCGAGCAGGAGGACTAGAAGCTTGGCGAAAGCTCTTGCAAGATTCATGAACTGGACTTACATAAACAGGGGTAAGAAGAGTATGGATGATCTATTTGAAATGTGCGATGACAAGCTTGCTATTTTGAAGGAAGTGAAGGGTAACCCCGCTTTTCTCGAAGTCTACGATAAAAATCGGAATCTATTACTCAGAATAAGGTTCAGTGTAAGCAATGTTGAGAAGGTTAAGATGGATGACAGTCCTGTTATATTTATAGGTAAAGCTCCTTTCGATCCCTTGATTTTGGGTGCTTTACCACAGGACAAGGCTGGTTTAAAGTTGGCAAGAAAGATTGATACGCCCAAAAGGGTTTACGTCCGTAGAAAGAATGGATGGATCGAGCTTGAGTTCTACTTTAAGGACGTTATGGTTTTCAAGATGAGGATTAGGGGTGATAAAATTGGAGGCTGA
- a CDS encoding prefoldin subunit beta, whose amino-acid sequence MGELPPQVQNMIAQLQTTQQQLQMVVSQKLQLENALREIEEAIKEVEKASEDTPIYKTVGTVLVKTKKDEVLKELNEKKETIEVRIRALSRQEEKLKERLQELQNKVKSMLSGVQAG is encoded by the coding sequence ATGGGTGAGTTACCACCTCAGGTTCAGAACATGATAGCTCAATTGCAGACTACCCAGCAACAGCTTCAGATGGTCGTAAGCCAAAAACTTCAGCTTGAGAACGCTCTAAGGGAAATTGAGGAGGCTATTAAGGAGGTTGAGAAGGCTAGCGAAGATACTCCAATATACAAGACCGTCGGAACTGTTCTCGTTAAGACAAAAAAGGATGAAGTTTTGAAGGAGTTGAACGAGAAAAAGGAAACAATTGAAGTTAGAATCAGGGCCTTGAGTAGACAGGAGGAGAAGTTAAAAGAAAGATTGCAGGAGCTTCAGAACAAGGTTAAGTCTATGTTGAGCGGAGTGCAAGCTGGATGA